CCACATATGTGACATTACTGATCGACGCAGGCCCGGAATCGCAACTCCACGATCGTCCCTTTGCCTGGCTCGCTATCGAGACGGATGCGGCCTCCGCCCTGCTGCAACCAGCGTCGCACCCGGGCCAACCCCAATCCGCGCCCGCGGCCGGCCGGGCGGACGGAGAAGAACGGTTCCATCGCTCGATCAAGCACGTCCGTCGTCATGCCCCGACCGTTATCGATCAGGTGCATCACGACTTCATCTTCGGACGAATCCGTCGCGTCCTTGATGGACAAACGACGGCTCGTGGGATCAGTGGCCTCGATGGCGTTCTTCAGAAGCTCGCGAAAAATCCCCCTGAGGTGATCCGCGTCGAAGTGAATGAACCGTGTATCGGACGAGATGTCCACCCGAATCTGGCCTTCTTCCAATAATCCGGCACTCGCCAATTCTGCGACAACCTGATCGACGCACGAGCGCATATCGATTCGGTCCGGCTTTGGTGTCGCCGACCGCGCGAATTCCATCAGCTCGGTCACGATCCCGCTGCAGGCATGCGACTGACGAGCGATAATCTCCAACGATTCTCGGACATCCGGCCGATCTTCGCGGCGCAGGAGCCCCTGGGCACGACCCGAAATGACCGCAAGCGGATTGTTCAATTCGTGCGCTGCCCCCGCGGCAAAGCTCACGATCGCTTCCAGATTCCTCGCCGCGACCAGTTCGCTTTCGACCGTGCCGAGCCTGCGGTTCACCTCGGCCAGTTCATCGCTGAGCCGGACCGCGGCGGCTCGCGACTGGGCCTGCTCGACGGCCAATCCAATTGCGCCGCTCAGAGACTCCAACTCGTTGACTTCAACCCGAAGCGCGCCGATTTCCGCGGAAGACGCTGTGAAAAGCGCGCCGGCCACCCACCGGCGCTCCCGGACTATCGGAAAAAGCCAGACTGGACCGGTTCCGATCATCGAACGGGAGCGCTCCGCCAGACGAAGAACCGTCCCCACCGGCGGCGCCAGCCAGACGCCGGCCGAGCTTAATTCGACCGCCGCCGCCAGATCGGCATGGGCGACCCGAAGCACCTCGGTGCATTCTTCCAATCCCGACTGGATTCGAGCGCCTGCCGACGCCCATTCAATCCAGCGGCCGTCCTCGCTCAGTGCAAAAACATACGCGGATTGTCGATCCAGCACATCGCGCAGCGCGGCAGCACCGACGCCGCAGACATCCGATACGCGGGATTTCGGCGTCACATTGCGGCTGAGCCGGCCCACTGCCGAGAAATAGACGCGCTCTCGCTCCAGCCGACGGCGCTGTTCGCCGAGTTCGGCGTTTGCCGCGGCAAGCTCTTCGTTCGTCTGCATCAGGGCGTGCAAATAGACGGCGCGTGTGTTAAGCGATTCCTCGCCGATCCATGCCGCACGCTCCGCGATTTCGTCCACAAGAGACTCCGCGATTTCCGCGAGAGCCGACTCGGAAAGGCCCAGTCGCGACCCCAGTGTCCGCGAACTGATGGCAACCTGATAATTGCCTGAATAGCCGATTCGCTGTTCTCTTGCGATGGTATCCGCCAGCTGAACGATCTGGACGTGCCCCTTCGCGGCAATCGAGGCCGGCAAGCCTTCCGGGTGTTGATGATGGAGCCAGATGCACTCGGCCAACGGCGCCGGCAGATTCCACTTGTCCGCCAGGCGATGTCCGACCACTGCATGATCCACCCCGAGCAAGGCCCGCTCCACGTCCGCAATATCAGCCCGCTCGCGATCCGCCTGTCGCACGATGCGCTCAAACGCCTTTGGCATCGCGGTCTCAATGGCGATCTTGCCGATATCGTGCAATAGACCGCCGACAAACGCCTCTTCCGAATGCCAGAGGTTTGGCAGTTTCATCGCGATCCGTCGCGCCGCGCAGGCCGCGGCCAGGCAGTGCTTCCAGAATTCGGATCGGTCGAATGCCGGCGCTTCCTCGGGCTGCGTCCCGGCACGATCCGGGCCGGAGCCGAACGCATCCATTACCTTGAGCGTCAGCGTTATCTGACGGATCGCCTTGAAACCCAGCATCTTGACGGCCGTGTCGATCGTCACGGACTTCGCGCGGAACCCGTGTTCGGCTTTGCCGACGATGGACAGCACGCGAGCCGTCAATGCCGGATCGGCGCTGACAAGCTCGATAATCTGCCGTGCATGGGTGTTGGAATCGTCCGCCAACGCGAGAATGCGCGCAGCGATCGGAGCCAGCGGCGGCAGGGCGTCGAGCTGCGCCAGCACCAACTCAGCTTTGCGAGCATCCGAGCTGTCGACGGCCATCGACGTCATGGCGAACCAGGATCCCCCTCATCGTCGGCCGGGGCTCCGACCAACCTCGGTCACGCAGAAAGCAGTTCCACCATGCGCGCAATCAGGTGATCGATTTCGAATGGTTTCTTGATGAAATCGTCCGCACCGGCCGCTTTGAGATTCTCAATCTCCACGGGATCGACCGCGCCCGACACGATGATGATACGAGTCTCACTCAGTTGCGGATCGGATCGGATGCGGCGGCAGACGACGTTGCCGTTGATGTCCGGAAGCATGTAATCCAATAAGACGATATCCGGCGCAAACTCCTTGGTCTGTGCTCCGGCATCAAAGCCGTTTGATGCCGAGCGAACCTCGAAGCGACCCTCGCGCGTCAGGATATCGACAAGCATGTCGACAATCTCGCGATCGTCATCCACCACCAGCACCTTGGACTTGCCGGAGCTGAGATTCTCCACCGGAATCTGATGCTCCTGCATGAACTCCATCAACGATTCACGCGGAATCCGGCGGAACCGCGAACCCGGCACCCGGAAACCGCGCAGCTTGCCGCTGTCAAAGCAGCGAATAACCGTCTGCTGGCTGATCCGGCAAATCTCCGCGACCTCCCCCGTTGTGAAGATGCTTTTCGTGCGCCAATCCAGTTGTTCGGTGGTGTTGGTTGTGTCGGCCACGATTGCCTCGCTTGGTCTGATAACTAGTTGTCGCACTTTACCCAGTTCGCCCAAATTCACAAGCCTGATTCCATATCGATCGGCAATTCCGGCGACTTGCGGCTCATTCGATTTGCCCTGCAACCTCAACTCGATAGAGGACGCACGAAACGGCCGATTCGAGGCCAGCGAGGGGGCAAACTCCGTTGCCGCGGCCACCGCCTGGAAATTGAGACACCCGCCTCTCGCGACGTGAAAAGCGGGTGTCAGATACGCCAATAGGCGGATTTGATGGATGATTAATCGAGGGCGACTTGCCGGGCCCCGGCACCGCCTCAGGTACTCGAAGAGTTAATCCCGTTCGGGAGTTGAGTCATTTAGCTGTCAAAGGCGTGCGCTGCGGTGGCCGCCGATCGGTGCGGCGACGCTTCATGCCGCAGAGGAGCACACCCGCCATCAGCCACTGCGCGGCAGACGATGCTCCGCAGAGCATGCCGCACTCTCCTGTCGAGATGATCTGCCCTATCACATCAATCGCCTCGATTGCTCCGGATTCACCCGATACCTCAGCCGTCATGCCCGAGCCGTTCGCCGTCGCCGTCACTTTGATCACACCCGCCGAGATCACGTGCAATTTCAGCAACATCGCGATGACCTGACCCGGATCAATTTTTCCAAGCTCAGTGCTGACGGCACCGTCGGCAATTGCGACATCCATCGGCGCATGCGACGCGCCCTCAAGGAGGTTGAGTGAAACAAACGACGTGTTACCCGGTACGGCAAAGTTCAACGTGCAGTCGTTCGCGACGCCCGCGCCGTCATTCCTGACATCGATCTCAAACTCGATCTCGTCGCCCACCATCGCACCATCCACCCTCGCCGTAATCTCGACGTGGATATCCGGGCCGGTCGCAGTGCCAATTGCTTGCGTCGTGAAACTGCGCTGCATGCCGTAGGCGGTTCCAGCCGAATTGGTCGCGTAAGCGCGAACGTAATAGGTAGTGTCCGCGCTGAGACCCGTGAGCGTGCTGACAAAGCCGCCCGTGCCGGAACCGTCGATCGTTCGATCTCCGGAAACTGTCGGGCCGGAGCTGGTCCCCCAGCACACGCCGCGCGCCGTGACGCTGCCGCCGCCGTTGGATGTCACCGTCCCGCCGCACAACGCCGATGTCGTCGAGACCGCGGAAACGGTCGCAGTCGTCACGGTCGGAACGGCTGGCGATGAGGCGGTCGTCAACGACCGTTCATCACCGTAAGCGGTTCCGGCCGAATTCGTCGCATAGGCTCGAATGTAATAGGTCGTGCCCTGGTTGAGGCCCGTGAGTTCACTCGCGAAGCTTCCGATTCCCGCGCCATTCGAGGTGTGACCATCCGCGATTGTCGGCAAATGCGATGTGCTCCAGCAGACGCCCCGCGCTGAGACGGCCGCACCACCGTCCGCAGTCACTTCACCGCCGGCGCTCGCGGAGCTTGACGTCACATTTGAAGCCGCGGTCGTTGCGACGGTGGGGGCCATGGCTGGCGCGAAGAAGGACTGCGGAAATGACGGCAGTCCATAGGCGCAGGTACCATCGATGCTCACAGCCGCATTCTCAAAATCGCACCCCGCACCAAGCGTTTCCGGCGAGTGAATCACCGCCAGCGCGGTCTGCCCGCTTCGAGCGCAGTAAATCTTCCCGTCCGGGCCGAGTTGAAGGGCCCCGCAGGAGACGTTGCCGATCTGGACCTTTGATGCGGCGATGTCCGCGGCTTCCAGATCAAACTGGAAGACTGCGTTGCTGAGGGTGCTGACGTACAAACGCGATCCATCCCGGGAGAATTCCACGCCATACGGATTCAGCAATCCCCCAAGGTCCACGGCGTCCGAAACGACGCCCGTCGATGGATCGACTTGGTAATACTCGGCTGAACCGTCGGAGTAGTAGGCCATCGCAAGTTTCGTTCCGTCAGTCGACGGCTTCATGTAGCCGAACTCGCCGACGGCTCCGGTTGATACGCCCACATTGGAGATCACTGCCGTATGATTGACACCGACGGAGGTGACTTCGAACGCATGGATAGCATTCGAGTTGATTGCCCGGGCGAAAACCCAGTAGCCGCTGCCGTCGGCATTCCGTATCGCAGCCAGTTGCTCCGAGCAGGTCGCCATGAGGTTGACATTCTTCTGGCTCGTGACGACATCTCCGTTGCCGCCGTAGAGCGTCAAGTCAACCACCGTGTAATTCATGCCGTTCACGCCGCCCGGAGCGGCATCCGCCGTGAAGATGTAATAGATGTCTTCGGAAGCCGGACTGGGAATGACGATGGCCGACTGCGTCGATGCAGGGTGTCCCAGCAGACCCGAGCCATTCGGCATCACAACATGCGAGGCATTCAGAACCACGGACCCGTCTGTGTAGAAAAGCAAATTCCCATCCGAATCGGAGATCGTCGCGCAGCCTTCGCTGGCGGAAATCTGGCCACCCGTCAACGGCTGGGGGCTGCCGGATGCGAACGTCAGTCCGCCGTCAAATCCGAAGTACCAGTTGTTGCCATGCTTCTCTGCGCCCTCTACCGTTGCACATGCAGTGAGCAGCAGAAGCGCCGCGGCCAGTCGATTAATAAACATGCTCTTCCCCCGTCCGTCCGAGCGGATTCAACTCCATGACCGAATAGTGCATCGGTCATCGCAACCAAATCGCAATAGGTCCGCATGGACGTCCCGCAACAGACGCCGCTGGACATAGCCGAAGTTCGACCCCGGACCTGGTTGGCAAATCCTGCGATACATCGAACATAAAATAAGTCGTGCGGACCGAGCGGCCGCATGAACATCCGGTTCAGCTAATCAGTCGGATTCCGCCGGCGGCGGATTCCAATAACCCGGCGCGAACGGATCGGCTGAAACAGGGCTGGGTTTATGGGAATTGCAGCGCCCGCGTCGGAGAAACCCGTTCGCAGGTCCGAATGCGCGTCTCTCGACGGTTGCGGCGACACCAATCGAACAAAAAACCGCGGCTGCATCCGAAGACGCAGACCGCGGCTCTATTAAGGTTCAATCTTCTCGCAGGGACGTCACGCCCCGAATTCGACGTACGCCGAATGACACCCGACCGATCAGGCGTGCTCACTCGATCCACCGGCATGGCGCGTTAGGATCGGCGGAGTATGTCGTTCGCTTGACCGGGTCGGCTTCTGGGGGACGCCGTTTTCACCAGTGACGATCAATGCCTGCATAATCTGATCGCTGACCTGGCTCATGCCGTCCGGTGAATAGGGCAGCATCATCACGGTGGCCTTGTTGTTCGCCCCGACGGCCGTCACGGTATCGTAATGCTGGGTGAGCAGAACCATGCGCGTCGCCTCTTCGGGGGAGATGCCCGCCTCTGAACATGCCGCGACCGATTCCTTCAAGCCGTTGGCGATGGCCAGTCGCTGCCGTGCGATACCGACGCCTTGCAGTTCCTTTGCACGGGCTTCTGCCTCGGCCTCCGCGATCACGCGGATCTTCTTGGCATCGGCCTCATTGCGAGCGGCTTCGCGAAGGCGGGCCGACGCATTGACCATGTTCATCGCTTCCTTCACCTTGGCGTCGGGCTGAATGTCATTGACCAGCGCCTGCAGAATCGTGTACCCGAACTGCGACATGATGTCATCGAGGCGTTCCTTCACCGCCGCCGCGATTCGCTCCTTTTCGGAGAATACGTTGTCGATCGGCATTTCGGGGACGAGCGCACGCACCGTATCGAAGACGTACGAGCTGATCTGCTGGGCGGGATTCATCAACTTGTAATGCGCTGCCAGAACAGCGTCATCATCCTCCCGGACAAAAAACTGCACTGCGATCTTCAAATCAACGAATACGTCATCCCTGCTCTTCGACTCGACGCCGATTTCCAACTCTCGCACGCGGTGCGTAATTCGGCCGGCGACGCGATCGAAGATCGGCAGTTTGAAGTTCAGCCCCGGATGCGCCACCGCATTGAACTTGCCGAAGCGTTCGACAATGGCGCGGGTTTGCTGCTCCACGGTGAACAGGCCGCTGAAAACCACGATCATCGCAAACAGCCCAAGAATGATAGCCGCAATCAAGTATCCCATCGTTCCTCTACCTTTCTCCCGCGACCGGCGGGCCGAACGACCCCGATCAGACAAACTCAGCCGACACCAGTGAAACCCGATGGCTCTTCACCGGCAATTCGATATCATAGGAAGGAACCTCAATTCGCACTTCCTGTCCACGAGCGACGGTGGTCACAGATTTCTCGACATCGACCGCCAATTGCCAGGCCTCATCCCGCCCGATGACGCGAATCACGACATCGCGCAGCGCATACCCCGCATTCCACAGGACGACTCTCATCGATTCGGTTCCGATCAAGGTCGGCCCGCCGGACACCGACTCCATGCGATAGTGCAGATCTGCCGCGCATTCGACCGGGCAGAAGCCATCCGGAGGCCTAATCGGATTCGGATGGCTCGCACGGCCGGCGCTGCTCACCGCGGCATCGAGCGACCTGCCGCAATATCGACAAAACTGGGCTGTCGCCGCGTTTCGTTCGTTGCACTCGGCACATATTCGCTCCTGCGGCATCGCGCAAGCTCCCCGCCAAACTTCGGCCACACACATAGCGGGCGCCCTGCACAACGTCACAGGGTCCGGTATTACCATGCACTCCGCTACGTCAGTCGGCCTCAGACACCGAATAAAGTGTAGTCGATAAAAGTGCACAGGCTACTATAAAACCGCGCCGAGCTTCTACGGGGGCGGTACGCTGAATCGACGGCCGTTCCACAAGGTGACTAACGGCCTCCCATGCGATTCGTTTCGCCTTCCGCGATTAATAGCTCTCTGGCCAGGGCCGGTCCCACGATCGACGCCGCCAGCTCAAATCCGCGAGCGGTCGGGTGAACCGCGTCGAAAAGTACACCCGCGTTGACGGCCCCGGTCGAATGGGCCGCTGACCTGAACACCGGCGTCAAATCGACCATTTCGATCCCCTGACGCGCCGCCCAATTCGCCAGTCTTCGCTGTGGATAGTCAATTGACGCTGCCGGTTCCAATTGATCCCGAAACGGGAAATACACAATCAGGAATCGGGCATTGATCCGCCGACACTCGTCCAACATTTCGCCAAGGTCGTCAAGCGCCCGTTGCCAGGCGGCCTCGATATCCGGCCGCAAGGGTTCGGTAAAGAGCACCGAGTGATCCCAGAACGGATCGTCACCGTCGCGCGTGGCAATCGGCTGTCCCCAAAGATTCCAGTCGCGCCACCGCGAGACGCGGGCCTCGGTCACGATGGAATCAACGAATCGGTATAGACCGCTCCAATGGGTCGATCGCAATGTGAATTCGGGAAAGACCGCCGCGCGCGTCTGGCCCGGTTCGACTCCCAGCACGTCAGACACATCGTTAATGCAAAACTGCGCGACAACAACCGTCGGCTGCACCGCCGCACCGATCTCCCGAAGAAGGTCGCCCCCCTGCCATGCGGCATAACCGGCGACGCCGCCGTTGATGCAGTCCCAGTCTTGTCCGCCGTCCATGTCACTGAGGGCTCGCCGAACCTGTTCGGAGAAGGTCTGCCGGAAGGAGACGCCGTAGCCGTATGTGACGGAGTCCCCGAGAAACAGGATGCGTCGCCCCGTCGCTCGGCGCGGCGGAGCGGCCGGGGCAACGCGCAGCCCGAACGCATCCGTGGAAACCGGCTCACCGGCAAATGTACCGGAGGCTCGAGCCATCGGGCGGTGATACCACCCGCGCCGCGCGTGAGGCGTGTAAACCGTGTCGGTCTCGATTGCGGGCGGATAAAAGAGTCCCACTCCCTGATCGAGCGAAATCGTGAAAAGCAGCGCGGCGGCCATCGCGGCGATTCGTGGGGTGCGCATCGAGCCGATCGGCAGCCGCCGGGCAAGAATCCAGACGACCGTGCAAAGAAGCAATGATGCTCCGTGGGTGTACATTGAAGCAAAGAGAAGTGGGATGTACCGCGGCCCCAGTCCGGTATGCGCCGTGTCGATCCGGATCAGCGCCAGGAGCAGCGCTGTCGCGAAGGCAAAATAAATGCAGCCCGCGCCGGCCATAAACCGGAGCAGGCGGTTGGCACGTCCCATGAATGACTCCCATTTCAATAAATGGTATCGGAGGCGGATCGTTTTTTCAAACCGAAGCGGGGCTGATCCGCCAGGCATTGGTGCCAATTATATGACACATCGCGATCGGGATGGATTTTGCGGCGACTGCACGGAACGGTCTGGACTCCTCGACGGCAGGCAGCGGCCGCGCGGAAGGAATCAGACCTGGTGCGCCGGCTTTGGCAGGTCGCCGTGGACTTTCTGCTGCTGCGACTGCTCACCATCGAAGCTGAAAAGCACCATTTCGTCGTTGATGACGGCCTGCATATGCACCGGTCGCCGCCAGATTCGCTGGACGTTCTTGAGCGTCTCGACGCAATACTTGATGTCGAGGTCGATGCCGGTGTGTTTGTGTGCAAGATACAGTTCGCCGCGATTGGCGTAGTTCCCATCGACGACGTAGATATAAGGCTGCATGTGGTTCGTAAGCATGAACAGCAGCTGCTGCTTGATTTTGTTGAAGTCTCGATTGACAACCACCATTCGCCGGGTGGACGGATCGTAGCGGTAATGATACATCTTGAACCGCTCGACGAACTCCGGCGTGAGAAACTCATCGATGAATGTCACATCGTTGTGGATGCGCCGGACCTCAAAAATCTTTTCCCTGCCCAGATTGAGCTTTTTGTCCCACTTGCGCGCTTCCTCCATCGACGAGCATTCTTCGTATTCCTTGCCGAAGCGTCCCTTGTTCCAACGATCTTCGATGTCGCGAAACAGCTCCACGCCGATCTTGTAGGGGTTGATCTGGCCCGGCGGCATATGGACCGTCCCGCTGTGATGATCGGCGTAGGTGATGATTTCGTCGTCGTTCAGAATCTTGGTGGTCATCAGACGACTGTGCCAGAACGTGGCCCAGCCTTCGTTCATGATCTTGGTCTGCCCCTGCGGAGCGAAGTAGTAGGCTTCTTCGCGAATGATTGCCAGCACGTCCGCTTCCCAGTCCTCCAGCGGCGCGTGCTCGAGCATGAACAACAGCACATCGCGCATGGGAGAATCGGGAAACAAGCGGCGACGCTTCTCGCGCTCGGTCAGCAGTTCCTTCCTCTGCTGACGCTGCTGCGCTGGCGGATTGATCCAGCGTTCCATGTAGGGCTTGGCCTGGTATTTGACGACGTCCTTTTCGACCTGGCGCTCTTCGGTCGCCTTGATCTGCTCGCCTTCGGGCCGGGACTTCCGCTGCATGAATGGGGAATAGGGATCGATCAGGTTGTCAAGCGTATAGCAGACGTCGATGAACTTCTCCACGGTTTCGAATCCGTAGCGATCGACGTGACGGCGAATCCGCGTCGCATGATTCGCCATTTCATCCATCATTTTGCGGTTGGTCTTTGAGAACCAATAGTTGTTCTTGAAGAAATCGCAGTGCGCGAATACATGGGCCATGACCAGCTTCTGATCGGTTTCCATGTTGTCCGCGACCAGGTAGGCATAACACGGATCGTTGTTGATCACGAGTTCGTAAATCTTGCCCAGGCCATAGACATGCTGCTTGCGAAGTTTTTCGTACTCCATGCCGAATCGCCAGTGCGGATAGCGCTGCGGAAACCCGCCGTACGCGGCGATCTGCTGCATCGTGTCGAAGTCGACGACCTCAAAGCGCGTCTCGAAGAAATCCAGCCCCGCATTGGCTGCGATCTGCTGAATTTCACGAGCGTACCGGTCGAGTTCCGGCCTTTTGTGGGCGAGGCTCATTGTGTGTTTCCATCCATGTCGGCATCGGCGACGAGCCGCGCCTTACTTGCCCTTGCCGAAAAACGTCTTGAGCGAATCGTAGATGTCGTCCTTCGTATTCACCCGGCTTGTGATGACGTTTTCGTGTTTGTCCATGTACTCGTGTATGACGTTGATGAAATTGCCGCTGCCGTAGGCGCTGGCGACCTGGCAGTAGCCGAATAGGTTGATGTACGGCAGCAGGTGCTCCTGCATGATTTTGCAGCACTCGCGCGAATCGCTCTCGCTTGAATTGTCGCCATCCGAAAAGTGGAAGATGTATACGTTCCACTCCGAAGGCGAGTAATTCGACTCGAGGATCTGCCGACACACATGAAACGCGCTGGAGATTTTCGTGCCTCCGTCCTCACGAATGCGGAAAAACGTCTGCCGATCAACCTCCGCAGCCCGGACGTCGTGCACAATGTAGCGGCTGTCAATGCCTTCGTAGTTTTTTCGAAGCCATGTATCAATCCAGAAGGCCTCAAGCCTGACGAGTTCCTTCTGCTCGTCCCCCATCGAGCCCGATACGTCCATCATGTAGCAGATCACCGCGTTGGACTGCGGCTTCTTCACCGTCTTCCAACTGCGGAATCGCATGTCGGTGCGCATCGGTATGATGATCGGCTTGTCAGGGTCATAAAGACCGGACATCAGTTGCCGGCGCATCGCGGCGCGGAAAGTCCGCTTGAAGTGCCGCAACGAGTTCGGCCCGGTCGAGCGAATGCCGCTGTAACGGTCCTTTTCGCTCGTGATGGTGTGCTTTCCCTTGGGCTGGATGCGAGGCAGCTTCAACTGATCGCCGAGGATCTCCGCAAGTTCGTCAAGCGAAACCTCAACCTCCAGAATGTGGCGACCCGGATCGGTGCCGGCCGCTCCCTTGCCGCCGTCCTGCGAATCGACGGGGTCGCCCGCCTTTCCGTCGCCGGCGCCGACGCCGCCGTCGTTGTTGTCGCCATACCGGAAATGCGGCAGTTCGATGCCGCGAATCGGGATGCTGATGGTCTTCTGCCCCTCGCGCCCCAGCAGTTCACCGCGGGTGAGAAACTTCCGAAGGTCATCTCGGATCTTCCCCTTGACGATCTGACGGAAGCGCTGGTGGTCTTTTTCGATCTTCAGAGCCATGCCTGTCCTCGCCCATCCGGGTCTTGGAAATATACGATGGGCACAATTTCATCGGCTACGCGGGTCGTTGCGTTGCCTCTTTGCCGCAAACGATTTTATCCGGCACGCGAAACGACATTGCCGATCCTCCCACGATCGGCGGGGTACCCCGTTTCCGCCGGTGCTCACTGAATCATATCGGACCGGCG
This window of the Phycisphaerae bacterium genome carries:
- a CDS encoding HDOD domain-containing protein; this translates as MTSMAVDSSDARKAELVLAQLDALPPLAPIAARILALADDSNTHARQIIELVSADPALTARVLSIVGKAEHGFRAKSVTIDTAVKMLGFKAIRQITLTLKVMDAFGSGPDRAGTQPEEAPAFDRSEFWKHCLAAACAARRIAMKLPNLWHSEEAFVGGLLHDIGKIAIETAMPKAFERIVRQADRERADIADVERALLGVDHAVVGHRLADKWNLPAPLAECIWLHHQHPEGLPASIAAKGHVQIVQLADTIAREQRIGYSGNYQVAISSRTLGSRLGLSESALAEIAESLVDEIAERAAWIGEESLNTRAVYLHALMQTNEELAAANAELGEQRRRLERERVYFSAVGRLSRNVTPKSRVSDVCGVGAAALRDVLDRQSAYVFALSEDGRWIEWASAGARIQSGLEECTEVLRVAHADLAAAVELSSAGVWLAPPVGTVLRLAERSRSMIGTGPVWLFPIVRERRWVAGALFTASSAEIGALRVEVNELESLSGAIGLAVEQAQSRAAAVRLSDELAEVNRRLGTVESELVAARNLEAIVSFAAGAAHELNNPLAVISGRAQGLLRREDRPDVRESLEIIARQSHACSGIVTELMEFARSATPKPDRIDMRSCVDQVVAELASAGLLEEGQIRVDISSDTRFIHFDADHLRGIFRELLKNAIEATDPTSRRLSIKDATDSSEDEVVMHLIDNGRGMTTDVLDRAMEPFFSVRPAGRGRGLGLARVRRWLQQGGGRIRLDSEPGKGTIVELRFRACVDQ
- a CDS encoding response regulator, with product MDWRTKSIFTTGEVAEICRISQQTVIRCFDSGKLRGFRVPGSRFRRIPRESLMEFMQEHQIPVENLSSGKSKVLVVDDDREIVDMLVDILTREGRFEVRSASNGFDAGAQTKEFAPDIVLLDYMLPDINGNVVCRRIRSDPQLSETRIIIVSGAVDPVEIENLKAAGADDFIKKPFEIDHLIARMVELLSA
- a CDS encoding SPFH domain-containing protein, with the translated sequence MGYLIAAIILGLFAMIVVFSGLFTVEQQTRAIVERFGKFNAVAHPGLNFKLPIFDRVAGRITHRVRELEIGVESKSRDDVFVDLKIAVQFFVREDDDAVLAAHYKLMNPAQQISSYVFDTVRALVPEMPIDNVFSEKERIAAAVKERLDDIMSQFGYTILQALVNDIQPDAKVKEAMNMVNASARLREAARNEADAKKIRVIAEAEAEARAKELQGVGIARQRLAIANGLKESVAACSEAGISPEEATRMVLLTQHYDTVTAVGANNKATVMMLPYSPDGMSQVSDQIMQALIVTGENGVPQKPTRSSERHTPPILTRHAGGSSEHA
- a CDS encoding SGNH/GDSL hydrolase family protein, translated to MGRANRLLRFMAGAGCIYFAFATALLLALIRIDTAHTGLGPRYIPLLFASMYTHGASLLLCTVVWILARRLPIGSMRTPRIAAMAAALLFTISLDQGVGLFYPPAIETDTVYTPHARRGWYHRPMARASGTFAGEPVSTDAFGLRVAPAAPPRRATGRRILFLGDSVTYGYGVSFRQTFSEQVRRALSDMDGGQDWDCINGGVAGYAAWQGGDLLREIGAAVQPTVVVAQFCINDVSDVLGVEPGQTRAAVFPEFTLRSTHWSGLYRFVDSIVTEARVSRWRDWNLWGQPIATRDGDDPFWDHSVLFTEPLRPDIEAAWQRALDDLGEMLDECRRINARFLIVYFPFRDQLEPAASIDYPQRRLANWAARQGIEMVDLTPVFRSAAHSTGAVNAGVLFDAVHPTARGFELAASIVGPALARELLIAEGETNRMGGR
- a CDS encoding SpoVR family protein; this translates as MSLAHKRPELDRYAREIQQIAANAGLDFFETRFEVVDFDTMQQIAAYGGFPQRYPHWRFGMEYEKLRKQHVYGLGKIYELVINNDPCYAYLVADNMETDQKLVMAHVFAHCDFFKNNYWFSKTNRKMMDEMANHATRIRRHVDRYGFETVEKFIDVCYTLDNLIDPYSPFMQRKSRPEGEQIKATEERQVEKDVVKYQAKPYMERWINPPAQQRQQRKELLTEREKRRRLFPDSPMRDVLLFMLEHAPLEDWEADVLAIIREEAYYFAPQGQTKIMNEGWATFWHSRLMTTKILNDDEIITYADHHSGTVHMPPGQINPYKIGVELFRDIEDRWNKGRFGKEYEECSSMEEARKWDKKLNLGREKIFEVRRIHNDVTFIDEFLTPEFVERFKMYHYRYDPSTRRMVVVNRDFNKIKQQLLFMLTNHMQPYIYVVDGNYANRGELYLAHKHTGIDLDIKYCVETLKNVQRIWRRPVHMQAVINDEMVLFSFDGEQSQQQKVHGDLPKPAHQV
- a CDS encoding DUF444 family protein; its protein translation is MALKIEKDHQRFRQIVKGKIRDDLRKFLTRGELLGREGQKTISIPIRGIELPHFRYGDNNDGGVGAGDGKAGDPVDSQDGGKGAAGTDPGRHILEVEVSLDELAEILGDQLKLPRIQPKGKHTITSEKDRYSGIRSTGPNSLRHFKRTFRAAMRRQLMSGLYDPDKPIIIPMRTDMRFRSWKTVKKPQSNAVICYMMDVSGSMGDEQKELVRLEAFWIDTWLRKNYEGIDSRYIVHDVRAAEVDRQTFFRIREDGGTKISSAFHVCRQILESNYSPSEWNVYIFHFSDGDNSSESDSRECCKIMQEHLLPYINLFGYCQVASAYGSGNFINVIHEYMDKHENVITSRVNTKDDIYDSLKTFFGKGK